In Candidatus Nitronauta litoralis, one DNA window encodes the following:
- the mpl gene encoding UDP-N-acetylmuramate:L-alanyl-gamma-D-glutamyl-meso-diaminopimelate ligase codes for MNPNEIKNFHLIAVCGTGMASLAGLLKQAGHNVAGSDANIYPPMSTLLQDLNIPVKPGYKAGNITSDIDIAVIGNAVSKNNEEVQAVQQQNIRYLSFPETLSQFFLEGKKSLVVTGTHGKTTTTSLLAWTLYHAKRDPGFMVGGWLKNFDSNHRYGNGEHFVVEGDEYDTAFFDKGPKFLHYQPHAAIMTGIEFDHADIFDNLDQIKDAFLKFIAIIDPDGFLLVAHGDQNVQDVIGNAPCNIETYGFSKDADWAIADYQWNRGTGSFNLLHKGEKAGEFSLPMTGRQNALNSAAVAALCLRLGLKAEEIAAAFKNFEGIKRRQEVVGIENEITVIDDFAHHPTAIDLTLAGIKEAWPEGRLWAVFEPRSATSRRNVFQEALPKSFGPADRVVIAAPFASEKVPEEERLDPQALVNSIRSLGKEAWHIPDVQAIVDHLGRECRPGDVVMIMSSGGFDGIHRRLLELLKKVSGQ; via the coding sequence ATGAATCCCAACGAAATCAAAAACTTCCACCTGATCGCCGTGTGCGGCACTGGTATGGCCTCTCTGGCAGGGCTGCTCAAGCAGGCCGGTCACAATGTTGCCGGATCGGACGCCAACATCTACCCGCCCATGAGTACCCTTTTGCAGGATTTGAATATCCCGGTAAAACCCGGCTACAAGGCCGGGAATATCACTTCCGACATCGACATAGCGGTCATCGGTAACGCGGTCTCAAAAAACAACGAAGAAGTGCAAGCGGTCCAACAGCAAAACATCCGTTACCTCTCTTTTCCTGAAACCCTGTCACAGTTTTTTCTTGAAGGAAAAAAATCCCTGGTGGTCACTGGCACTCATGGCAAAACGACCACCACCTCACTACTGGCCTGGACTCTTTATCACGCTAAACGCGATCCCGGTTTTATGGTGGGCGGCTGGCTCAAAAATTTTGACAGCAACCACCGCTATGGAAATGGCGAACACTTCGTCGTTGAAGGCGATGAATACGATACGGCTTTTTTCGACAAGGGTCCGAAATTCCTGCACTATCAGCCCCACGCAGCCATAATGACCGGCATCGAGTTTGACCATGCTGATATTTTTGACAACCTGGACCAGATCAAGGACGCCTTCTTAAAGTTTATCGCCATCATCGATCCTGACGGATTTTTACTGGTGGCCCACGGCGACCAGAACGTTCAGGATGTGATCGGCAATGCCCCCTGCAATATTGAAACCTACGGATTTTCAAAAGATGCTGACTGGGCGATAGCAGATTATCAATGGAACCGCGGTACAGGCAGCTTTAACCTTCTTCACAAGGGCGAAAAAGCAGGTGAGTTTTCTTTGCCCATGACGGGCCGACAGAACGCGTTAAATTCAGCTGCTGTCGCTGCACTGTGCCTGCGACTCGGGCTGAAGGCTGAAGAAATTGCAGCCGCTTTCAAAAATTTTGAAGGCATCAAACGCCGGCAGGAAGTGGTCGGGATAGAAAATGAGATTACGGTCATTGACGATTTTGCACATCACCCCACTGCTATCGACCTGACTCTGGCAGGAATAAAAGAGGCCTGGCCCGAGGGCCGCCTCTGGGCTGTATTCGAGCCTCGTTCAGCCACCTCGCGCCGCAACGTATTTCAGGAGGCTCTCCCTAAAAGTTTCGGGCCTGCCGACCGGGTAGTGATCGCCGCCCCGTTTGCCTCAGAAAAAGTCCCGGAGGAGGAACGGCTCGATCCCCAGGCCCTGGTGAATTCAATCAGGTCCCTTGGCAAGGAAGCCTGGCACATTCCGGATGTTCAAGCCATCGTCGATCATCTTGGCCGCGAATGCCGACCAGGGGATGTCGTCATGATCATGTCGTCCGGCGGATTCGACGGAATCCACCGACGCCTGCTTGAACTTTTGAAAAAGGTGAGTGGACAATGA
- a CDS encoding HAD-IA family hydrolase has protein sequence MTPHRFRLLAYDFDGTLVDTKEDIALSVNLALQELGLQVREQEEIYSFVGHGVFNLMKKALGESNRCDIDFAVDVFRKHYRVHVLDRTKFYPDCEPILDHFNSKLQAIVSNKPVEFVELILAGLNRRDSFISVYGGDSVENKKPDPEMVVHLLKKHDILSKDALIIGDSPQDIEAGRRAGVATCGVTWGLRPRFEIENARPDFLIHNINELKQLVI, from the coding sequence ATGACACCACACCGCTTTCGCCTGCTGGCTTACGATTTTGATGGCACCCTGGTTGACACCAAGGAAGATATTGCACTTTCGGTCAATCTCGCTTTACAAGAACTCGGTCTCCAGGTGCGGGAGCAAGAGGAAATTTATTCCTTCGTCGGCCACGGTGTGTTCAACCTGATGAAAAAGGCACTCGGGGAATCCAACCGGTGTGATATCGACTTTGCTGTTGATGTTTTCCGCAAACACTACCGTGTCCATGTGTTGGACCGTACGAAGTTTTACCCGGATTGCGAACCCATCCTTGATCATTTCAATTCAAAGCTGCAGGCCATCGTCTCCAACAAACCGGTGGAGTTTGTTGAACTGATTCTAGCTGGTCTCAACCGGCGGGACAGCTTCATCAGTGTTTACGGAGGGGACAGTGTTGAAAATAAAAAACCCGATCCTGAAATGGTGGTTCATCTCCTCAAAAAGCACGACATACTTTCGAAAGACGCGCTCATCATTGGAGACAGTCCTCAGGATATAGAGGCCGGGCGTCGTGCCGGGGTGGCCACCTGCGGCGTGACCTGGGGCTTAAGACCGCGTTTCGAGATCGAAAATGCCCGCCCGGATTTTCTTATTCACAATATAAATGAACTGAAGCAACTGGTGATTTAA
- a CDS encoding adenosine kinase, with translation MEFDVVGIGNALVDIEVRVEDDFIESLGVVKGGMTLSTVDDQKKILKAVTDKPKKVSSGGSAANTVHGIGAMGAKGYYLGRVADDDYGRHYTEDMRTCGVGFPGPDGAPDGTGTCVVLITPDSERTMFTHLGISSQLHPDNVDEAIIDKCGTVYIEGYLWTGEETKQAAEKMADIAKKASVPVSFTLSDAFIANSYRDALIDFIRWKVDILFCNDVEACAMFQTDDTEYAFQQLRGMVDTLFLTRGKEGAWASNLENEKVVIGSFPVDAVDTTGAGDLFAGGALFGLARFLPLKDAAILGSYCAAQVVRHMGARLPSSAIASVEHILNRYPGP, from the coding sequence ATGGAATTCGATGTGGTGGGAATCGGAAATGCGCTGGTCGATATTGAGGTCCGCGTTGAAGACGATTTTATCGAGTCACTGGGAGTGGTTAAAGGTGGCATGACCCTGTCAACAGTGGACGATCAGAAAAAAATCCTGAAGGCTGTGACCGACAAACCCAAAAAAGTTTCCTCCGGCGGCTCGGCTGCGAACACGGTGCACGGCATCGGCGCTATGGGAGCCAAAGGCTATTACCTGGGACGGGTAGCAGACGACGATTATGGACGACATTACACAGAAGACATGCGGACCTGTGGCGTTGGGTTTCCTGGTCCCGATGGAGCCCCCGATGGAACCGGCACCTGTGTAGTACTGATCACCCCCGACTCAGAACGCACCATGTTCACCCACCTGGGTATTTCTTCCCAACTGCATCCGGACAACGTCGATGAGGCTATCATCGACAAGTGCGGCACGGTCTACATTGAAGGCTATTTGTGGACGGGAGAAGAAACAAAACAGGCAGCGGAAAAAATGGCCGATATCGCAAAAAAAGCAAGCGTTCCGGTTTCTTTTACCCTGAGCGACGCGTTCATCGCCAACAGTTACCGCGACGCTCTAATCGACTTCATCCGTTGGAAAGTCGATATCCTGTTCTGCAACGATGTGGAAGCCTGCGCCATGTTCCAGACGGACGACACCGAATACGCCTTCCAGCAACTCAGGGGAATGGTCGATACCCTGTTTCTCACGCGGGGTAAAGAAGGGGCCTGGGCATCCAATCTGGAAAATGAAAAAGTGGTTATTGGTTCGTTCCCAGTCGACGCGGTCGACACCACTGGTGCAGGCGATTTGTTTGCCGGCGGTGCACTTTTTGGCCTCGCCCGTTTCCTGCCTTTAAAAGATGCGGCAATTCTCGGTTCCTACTGTGCAGCCCAGGTGGTTCGACACATGGGTGCCCGTCTGCCATCCAGCGCCATTGCTTCAGTCGAGCACATCCTCAACCGTTACCCCGGCCCCTGA
- the dacB gene encoding D-alanyl-D-alanine carboxypeptidase/D-alanyl-D-alanine-endopeptidase, giving the protein MRRPVLHKVTGLLVLILMLVPGLLLAQPLDDSPSASKFRKKIDDLFSHRCSRRARAGVKIVSLTSNKTLYEKNSSQLFVPASNMKMVTTAAALRKLGPDYYFPTKVYGTAPISKNTLKGDMFLKGFGDPFLVTERMWLLVNEIKNLPLDKIEGDLIMDGSYFGGGLKVASWKGYNGPEAYLAPLSALSFNFNTIAVHIAPGKRSGDAPVVVIDPSTPYTRLEVSAVTKKKARRGRLIVNRHHQGGQDVVTVSGSIPLNVGRKTYYLNITHPLEYTGAVFKKMLGQAGVEVTGKVKVGTVPQGALELHEHKSLPFSDILQGLNKYSNNFIAEQIVRTLAAREFGAPGTTKKGVQLVRDYLKSLGFAENAFSISDGSGLSRQNRLSPEQLIAVLKDVHGDWSVFPEFVSAMAIMGLDGTVEDRMVRNSRAQTIRAKTGTLNHVSSLSGFFQSQDGEAFAFSILMNGLKCSNGRAHRLQNSIMAEALKFSRKEDSAPETNKGDLN; this is encoded by the coding sequence ATGAGACGCCCCGTATTGCATAAGGTGACGGGCCTTCTGGTGTTGATTTTAATGCTGGTACCCGGTCTCCTCCTCGCGCAGCCACTCGACGACAGCCCTTCCGCCAGTAAATTCAGGAAGAAAATCGATGACCTGTTTTCCCACCGGTGTTCCCGAAGAGCGCGTGCCGGAGTGAAGATCGTATCCCTCACCTCAAACAAAACCCTCTACGAAAAAAACTCCAGCCAGTTGTTTGTTCCCGCCTCGAATATGAAGATGGTGACAACCGCGGCGGCTTTGCGCAAACTGGGACCGGACTATTATTTCCCCACCAAAGTGTATGGCACCGCCCCGATTTCCAAAAACACGCTCAAGGGGGATATGTTTCTTAAAGGATTTGGGGACCCCTTTCTGGTTACAGAACGCATGTGGCTATTGGTCAATGAAATTAAGAACCTGCCGCTGGATAAAATAGAAGGGGACCTCATCATGGATGGATCCTATTTTGGAGGAGGTCTCAAGGTGGCCAGTTGGAAAGGTTACAACGGGCCGGAAGCTTATCTCGCTCCGCTCAGCGCCCTGTCCTTCAACTTCAATACAATCGCCGTACACATTGCTCCGGGAAAAAGGTCGGGAGATGCTCCTGTTGTGGTGATAGATCCGTCCACTCCCTATACCCGGCTTGAAGTTTCTGCCGTTACCAAAAAAAAGGCTCGGCGTGGACGACTTATTGTGAACCGTCATCATCAGGGTGGGCAGGATGTGGTCACCGTCTCCGGTTCCATACCTCTGAACGTTGGACGCAAAACGTATTACCTGAACATCACCCACCCACTTGAATACACAGGCGCCGTTTTTAAAAAAATGCTGGGTCAGGCGGGTGTGGAGGTAACCGGGAAGGTGAAGGTGGGTACGGTACCTCAAGGGGCTCTGGAGCTGCACGAGCACAAGAGCCTGCCATTTTCAGATATTCTTCAGGGATTGAACAAGTACAGCAATAACTTTATTGCAGAGCAGATTGTCCGGACCCTTGCTGCACGGGAATTTGGTGCCCCGGGCACAACCAAGAAAGGAGTGCAACTGGTACGGGATTATTTGAAGTCGCTGGGATTTGCAGAAAATGCATTTTCCATTTCAGACGGTTCCGGCCTTTCCCGACAGAACCGGTTGTCGCCGGAACAGTTGATTGCTGTGTTGAAAGATGTCCATGGGGACTGGTCGGTGTTTCCTGAATTTGTATCGGCCATGGCAATCATGGGGCTCGATGGAACCGTAGAAGACCGCATGGTTCGAAACAGCAGGGCGCAGACAATACGCGCCAAGACCGGGACGCTCAATCACGTCAGCAGTCTGTCAGGGTTTTTCCAATCCCAGGACGGTGAGGCTTTCGCCTTTTCAATTTTGATGAACGGTTTAAAGTGTTCCAACGGCCGGGCGCACCGGCTGCAAAATTCTATCATGGCAGAAGCGCTCAAGTTTTCCCGAAAGGAAGACAGTGCTCCCGAAACCAATAAAGGTGATTTGAACTAG
- the pepF gene encoding oligoendopeptidase F yields MSTSTEPLTRDQVREQNTWDLDGLYASSQAWEADLSSLDSQLKDYAAYQGTLGESAANLKACLEFDMNYSRILDKVYTFAHLRSDEDKTNALQQGNLEKSMTLLTRYQQARSFIMSEIMAIPEDTISSYLQDPELEFYRLYLERQLRYREHTLSTKEEALLAGASEIGRTPGNVFSMLDNADMTFDSIKDEDGSDITITHGNFMSLLQRQDRAVRKNAFETFYQSYDSHRHTLASLLGGSLKKDTFFTHARNFKTSRERALFGEDIPVSVYDNLIEAVHRKLSPLYRYFELRKRVLDLDELHTYDTHVSLVKDCQWNMPFEEAVDEITAALHPLGGEYGAIVRQGLLDDRWVDRYENSGKRSGAYSSGCYDSNPFILMNYVDDNINSVYTLAHEAGHSMHSHFSRTHQTYLYADYTVFVAEVASTFNEALLTRHLLSQDISKDMRIYLVCREIDNFRGTLIRQTMFAEFEYQIYAAAEAGQPLTADAFQELYHQLLERYFGPGVKLDPQLDLECFRIPHFYFGFYVYKYATGISAAYALAQRVLDGGAAEQEAYLNFLKSGGSKFPIDLLKDAGVDMSTPDPVETALDTFTGLVDQLETLLN; encoded by the coding sequence ATGAGCACTTCAACAGAACCCCTTACTCGAGATCAGGTCCGGGAACAAAACACGTGGGACCTGGATGGGTTGTACGCTTCCTCCCAGGCATGGGAAGCAGACCTGAGTTCCCTGGACTCACAGCTTAAGGATTATGCTGCCTACCAGGGAACCCTTGGAGAATCCGCAGCCAACCTCAAGGCTTGCCTTGAATTCGATATGAACTATTCCCGCATCCTGGACAAGGTATACACCTTTGCTCATTTACGGTCCGATGAAGACAAGACCAATGCGTTGCAACAGGGCAACCTGGAAAAATCAATGACGCTTCTCACCAGGTATCAACAGGCCCGAAGCTTCATAATGTCGGAAATCATGGCCATACCTGAAGATACCATCTCATCCTATCTTCAAGATCCAGAGCTTGAATTCTACCGTTTGTACCTTGAACGGCAATTACGATATCGAGAACACACCTTGTCGACAAAAGAAGAAGCGCTTCTGGCAGGTGCTTCTGAAATTGGCCGTACCCCTGGAAATGTCTTCAGCATGCTCGACAATGCCGACATGACTTTCGACAGCATCAAGGATGAGGATGGAAGCGATATCACCATCACTCATGGAAATTTCATGAGCCTGCTCCAACGGCAGGATCGTGCCGTTCGCAAAAATGCTTTTGAAACGTTCTACCAATCGTACGATTCCCATCGTCACACGCTGGCCAGCCTGCTCGGCGGAAGCCTCAAAAAGGATACCTTTTTTACCCACGCCCGAAATTTCAAGACTTCCCGTGAGCGAGCCCTGTTTGGAGAGGATATTCCGGTATCGGTTTATGATAATCTGATCGAAGCCGTTCACCGCAAACTATCGCCCTTGTATCGATATTTTGAATTGAGAAAACGCGTTCTTGATCTTGACGAACTTCATACCTATGACACCCATGTATCGCTGGTAAAAGATTGCCAATGGAATATGCCTTTTGAGGAAGCAGTCGATGAAATCACTGCGGCCCTCCATCCGCTGGGTGGAGAATACGGGGCTATCGTTCGTCAGGGTTTACTTGATGACCGCTGGGTCGACCGTTACGAAAACTCCGGCAAACGCAGTGGTGCCTACTCCTCGGGTTGTTATGATTCAAACCCGTTTATCCTGATGAATTATGTGGACGACAATATCAACAGCGTGTACACGCTGGCGCACGAAGCGGGTCACTCGATGCACTCACATTTTTCGAGGACCCACCAGACTTACCTGTATGCGGATTACACTGTTTTCGTAGCAGAAGTTGCCTCAACGTTTAATGAGGCCCTGTTGACCCGGCACCTCCTGAGCCAGGACATCAGTAAAGATATGCGCATCTATCTTGTCTGCCGGGAAATCGATAATTTCCGCGGAACACTCATCCGGCAAACCATGTTTGCGGAATTCGAATATCAAATTTATGCCGCGGCAGAAGCGGGGCAACCGCTTACCGCCGATGCCTTTCAGGAGCTTTACCATCAATTGCTGGAGCGGTATTTTGGACCGGGTGTGAAGCTGGACCCTCAGCTTGACCTGGAATGTTTCCGCATCCCGCATTTTTATTTCGGGTTTTATGTCTATAAGTACGCGACGGGAATTTCCGCTGCTTACGCCCTGGCCCAAAGGGTCCTGGATGGCGGAGCTGCGGAACAGGAAGCCTACCTGAACTTCCTCAAAAGCGGTGGGTCAAAATTTCCCATCGATCTTTTAAAAGACGCCGGTGTCGATATGAGCACACCGGATCCCGTCGAAACGGCGCTGGACACATTCACCGGACTGGTCGATCAGTTGGAAACGCTGCTCAATTGA